The following nucleotide sequence is from Cygnus atratus isolate AKBS03 ecotype Queensland, Australia chromosome 15, CAtr_DNAZoo_HiC_assembly, whole genome shotgun sequence.
AATTATAGAAGAAACAAAGAGGGTTGTGAAAAACTCTAGGGAAAcagcaaggggggggggggcgggggggaatGAAATGTGAGcattcttactgttttttcccctctattgTTCAACACGGCTGTTCGATGCCAGAGGCCAATTTCCAGGACCACCCTGCAAGAAAAGGGCTAGGAGTATTTTACTTGAGTTTAAAATGGCAGCTGTATTGGGGTTTACTCAGTTGCCTAAAAATCCATGGGGCATTCTCTGGGACTTAATGTTCAGCCTCTACATGCGGCTCTAGAAGGACAAAGGTCTTCTGTAGATCTTGTGCTCTATCTGCTAGCTCTGTAGAGTTACTGCAGATGCCGAAGGACACACACTGAAACACACTGCATGCTTGTGACAACTGCATCAACCAAATTATGTGCAGGTAGTTTCAGCCATTCTCTCTGACTGTCAGAGGTCTTAGCAGTTAAGCAGGTTTACAGATGAATAtgcagagagagattttcagtGCAATTCAGAGATTTTCCCAATCCGGTACTCTTAAGGCACTTGGAGAAATTACACTTTTATGGGTACTCCATTTGGCTCTGCTCAGCCACAGGCACCTGCGTGCTTAAGAGAatcttggaaaatatttccctggATAAAAGGATCCAATCCAGTTGTTTAAAGTCTGGCTTTAAAGGTGCGTTATGCTCACCACCTTGTACTAGTGACAAGCCTtcagagcagctgtgcagaTGTAGTCTCAACCTTTTGTCAGGGGAGGTAGAATTCAGccggggagctgcagagcaatgAGGCTGGGCTTGCTGCTTCTGTGGCTGCTAGGAGAAACATGAGGGAtctccccctgctctgctgaggctgggagcagggcgGGGAGAGGCCTGGCTTCCCCGGCAGTGACACAGATGTCCTAGCACTGGGGCTGTGGCTCTTACACTGTCCTCAGCCACCTGCACCTGCAAGGAGTGGCTCGTTCCACCTTTGCCAAGAAGTAATTCTGCCTTGTACTCTGGCCAGCAGTGCAGGGGCTGCCTTAGAACTGCACAGAACAGTTCAAAGACCATTTTCTTGTTTCCACTCAATTCCCTGACAGAACAGCAGTGGTGGCTCCACAGAGGTGGAACTGCTCTGTGGTAAGGGTAGCCACTGACCAGGCCCTCCATGAGTGACACCATTCACTGCTGGTGAGTTGTGGGAATGTCACAAGCACTAGTTTAGGTAGCTAAATAGAGGGGCCGACTGTGGGGGAGAGTGCCAATCCTGAACAATGTCCAAGTtacattgcaaaataaatggcTGTATAGCTTATCGGGTAGAGCAGGATGGGGAATGGGGTTGTAGGCCTAGTCAAGCAAACTGCCCTGCACTTTTACTTCAGTTGTGTGAGTGAGAATGATAGGGTTTGACCCTTCAAAATCCACTTGTCCCCTTGAATACCAAAAGTTCATCgtttgcttcttgttttgttaaaaatttgGGTGTTCCATAGCCAAACCCAAAACACCCAAGCAGGTTAATAACACAGAGGCTGAGGGATGCTGTCTGCTTTAATTGCTGTGCTGAACACAGCAGTCATCTGAGGTTGCATAGCATAAGATTTTGATGTGACTGCTTAATAGGAGAAAATATCAATGTGCTGAAGTACAGGAATCCAAGGAGAAAAGAATGCAGAATAAAGTCCAGCCAAGAAAAGGAATCATCATGAACAAATCAAAGAAATGAGATGTAGAAAGAAGGAACCATGAGAAATagataaatgataaataaatgtcCATAAATGGAGTATActctgaaggaagaaatcatagatatatataataaaaagatataaaaagagatttaaaggTAAAAGTCCTGTTAATAATTGTGCTTCTAAAACCTGAGATGTTAGCCAGAGCATGGTTACTACAAAAGCCTTATTAGATTCACAAGACAACAGGAATGATTAATTCATATCAGATAGTGCTGGCTTCCCAAGGGAACAGGTCCAAGACAGATGATGAGAAGCCTGATGTGGGTGCCTCCGGATGGACTGTAAAGAACAGGAGCTTCCACAGAAGCggtttattgttttctttctcttcctctttctctttttttttttaggctcaGGGTACGTGTACCCAGTCACATGCCATTTTCAGGCTGAGGCTGAAAATGACCAACAGAAAATGCTGGATGAAAGAGCCCTAGTTTCTGGGACTTTGCATGACAAATTTACCCTAAAGAAACCAAGCTGAGGTCATAGAAAAGatcaaaaatgttgaaaataaaaccttagcTTCTTGTAGTTAAAAGGATTGCATCTTGATGCCACTTAGGACATGATGGATGCTGGCAAATGGGTCCAGTGTAGTGATACAAGAGAAAAGAACGTGCAACTCACACCAAACATCTCTTGGCAAGGtacttcatatatttttaaattaatataagTGCAGTAGCAAGAAGCCTGACTGACAAGAACACAAAACTTGCTGTAAATTActcatatttatattaattcagTAGTTATAAGAGTCAATAAGTCACAGCTAAAATCAAGGTTCAGATTCTGCTTCTAGCATACCATCACTACCAGGAAGGGCAGTTTGTAGCAACCTAACAGAAGTGAATGAGTGAATGGAGAAAACTCAAAGCTCTCAAGCTTtgggaatgctttttttttttttttttttttgtggctttggagaagaagggaagggttTTATTAAAGAATGTGGCATGTCTGGCcttcaataatattttaagttattcagacaaaaagaaatccaaTCTCCataagaagggagaaaaagctttGAATCTAAAGCTTTTAGGTTTTTTACCTTCACATTCGTTCTTTTTGGCAGAATGTGCTTGAATTAACATCCTGTGTACCACAGCCATCTATGTCTTTGGCCTTGCTATACATCCTAAAGCAATTGGTAACCTCTTTGCCTTTCACTTTAGCAGATGTCTGAAAAGAACTGCATGCTATTTTGAATCAGGAAAAGATAATCAGTGTGCACGTTACAGCAACAGGTACATTGATTTATAAGCAAGTATCTACAGTCCTTCCAGGGTTCTTGAGagcctgttttcttttattcacaGCATTCAGGACCTTCTTTCTTGGCCCCAGCTCTATTTGAATGCTTTGTAGATCTTCATCAGAACATAGCATCAGGGTGTCTAAATCAATTTTTTCCCTCATGAAGACTGGAAGAAACTCATCCAGCATCTGTGATGCCAGAAATACCTCGAGGGgtgtgttttctgcttcctCATCATCCCAAAtgagttcctcctcctgccaagGGATATCAGCACTATTTTCAACATCATCTTCCCTGTCATTCTCAGCgttttcattctgaaagagCTCACTGGACATTTTAAAGCTTATGACTTCTTTCTCAGAAGACATGCTTCCAGGATTTACATCTGCAGCCAAATTCCTTCCAAATACAATCTTGCCGAGACCTGGCCTCTGGAAAATAGAGAGCCGACTGTCATCGTCATTCAGTAATTCATCCTCTTCTTTCTCATCGAATAAATGCATCACACTTCTCCTATCTTTGTCATCTGCTTGGCCATTGCTTTGTGTTTCCTGGCTTCTTGTGCTACCAGCTGTCTTTTTTGTCCTCAGTTTGAAGGtatctttcagatttttggAGAAAGGAGTTGTTGTATTTGAAGTGAAGAGACTAGGCATCTTTACCCTCGAGTGTGTCCCTTTGGAAGAGGTTACTGTgccaacattttctttcatataattCCTGTTCATTTCATGTTGGTGTTTCTCTTGTCGCTTCTCACATTCCTTAATTTGTTTCTCCACATTCCTCTGGGCCTGGGCTTTTTGTTTGGAGACCTTCTTTGGGTTCAGCATGTTCTGCTCCGTGGCAGCTTTGTCCAGGATTCTGACGCATTCATGGCGATCTCTGCTGGCAGCCACCTCAAGAGGTGTGCGGAGGTCATTGTCCAGAGCAAATATATTGGCACCAAAGTTGATCAGAAAAGAAACGCAGTGGATGTGACCATTGCAAGCAGCATGATGGAGAGGAGTGCTCCCCCAGATGTCACATTTGTCTGGATCACctctgagaaggaaaatagcaCAGAGTGAGCTGGACGTACCCAAGCATAACACTGCAGTGGAACTGAACAAATACTAAATGTTTACCTCAGCTTTGCTGTGAGGAGTACAGCACAAACAAAATGAGTCAGTTTAACTCCATTCTGGAGATCGGTGCTGCACCTACTTACCTCAAGCACTGAGTATGCAGGCAAAAGGCTGCAGCTCTGACTACTCTGCCACAGACTGCTGAAAGCAGGCTTTGACTTATACTCATTGGAACTGGTTGCAAAACTGTTTCAACTGCTCCTGGGCAGAATATTTTAGAGGCTTTTGGGTGactctttccttttgcttgtcAAACACAAGGACAATATTAGGAGGATTCTTCAGTGATCGCATTGATGCATATGTATTGTGTCCATACAGTCACTTCTTTGGCAGGTAATAGGTAAATGATTAGGAGTAAAGCCCTGATTACACATTTCTCTCCATTGCTGCTGGATTAAGCTGAGACTGAtgctattgtttttcttcatcactTTTGTTCTCCTTAAGCTTCTTTTACTCATGGGgtttggaaagcagaagctcatttgaaaacaaaataccatgtcttttcaataaaatataaagccaGAGAACTTTTTAACTCTTGCACTGACTTCACATTGAGCTGGTGCTTGCAGACTAGAATTGGCTTGAATCTATTCATTCTTATTTGGTGGGATCAACATCAGCCATGGTTCTGATCAAAACTTGGGTCATCTGTGACCAACAGGTCAGGCAACCACAGTATTCCAAAGCCTTTAATAACCTTGGAAAAATTTACAAAGTCTTGGATATCTGTTCCATGGCAGTTGTACCATGGATGAAATTGTAAATACTATCACAAAATCTCCTTCAGGTGTTGGTCTCTCTCAATGAATATCTCTGTAAGAAAAAACACTAACATATTTGCTGAGGGCCAGTTCTGAGAAATCAGAATTCAACCTAAAATGCTACAGGCAAGTGGGAGACTAGGGGCCATGCAGAATTGAAGCACGCAGCTGCTTGTGTTGAGAAACAAGAGCAAGCCCGAGCAGGCCAGGCTCCGAGAGTGCAGGCATTTCTACAGGGAGGTGGCAGCTGAGCATCAAAGTTTTCCCACTTAGACATGTGGAAACCATGTGTacaaatttctgcttttgtggctgtgccctggggaaCTGCTGTAAAGCGTGCCAGATTCCTTCATTCCCACATTAGCAACTGTCTGCATTATCCTGGCCTTGGAAGGGCTGGGCCATCCATCCTCCCCAAGGCCCCTTCAGAGCTGTTTGAGGTCTGTTTTCCCTCTGGAGCCTGCCAGCCTTTGAGTCTCAAACAATTCACAAACCAGAGTGTCAATTCCCAGCTCAGGGGGACTTTGGACAAAGTTTTACATCTACTTTGGCATCTCTTACTCCTCTTCCACTGCTTTCTCAAGCATGAAGAAGGAAGCTCACACAAAAGAGAGCAGATCTGCTACTTGGTCTTGCCTCCATTCATGTGCCTTCAAAGCAGGCAGAGAAAACGTCTCTTAATGTCTGGGAGACAAACTCTTACAAGATGAAAGGGCTTATTTTTAATAGTGCTACATTTTCCAAGGGCTGAGTGTGTTGCAGGCTTCAGAGTCCTAAAATCTGCAACGACTAGAGAAAAAACATCCTGTATCTCAGTGCCTTTGTCAGGAAAccttctttgcttcaaggaAAGGAtggcttcattaaaaaaattaaaatactttctcagAAGACACTGCCTGACTGCAGAACAGGTTGAACACCTTCCAAAGTTCAGCTTCTGCCAAGAGAACTACTGAGACTACAGCCATACCTCTGACAGCCTCAGCCTACTGATTGTATCAAGAAATCTCGGATTAAAATAGAAGTGAATGTACGTTTGATAATTTTGAGAGCAATGCTATCCCAAAGTTGCcctctaccaaaaaaaaaaaagtgagttaaaaatacattaagtaacaaataaatataaatttcttATCTTTGTGTCACCTGCTGTGACTTCTATGAGCATATAtagcagaagacatttttaacTCACATATTGAAAAGATTACTTAGTTGTTTGTTCATTAGGTAGTCATTCTGTCTTCTAGATGTTCAGAGACCTTTATTGACTCTAGGTATTTCCTTGGAGCTGCCTTAATTATACAAGTTGAAAAACTGCCGgtctatttttgcttttccttgggGACGCAGCCATAGCTGTAGAGTCCAAAGGTCTTTTTTATTGTACTATTACAGCCACGCCTGAGCTCAATGAACCTTAAAGCAAGTCTATGACAaacccctttttattttatattttcaattctgtttgtttttttttttaagaaaagaacaCTAAATATACCCAAATAGTTATTCAACTTTCCCTCCAATCTTCTTTAAACTATTATGATTGAAAATGCAGGTTGATCTTCATCTCATCccagaaagaatattttatgtactgcattttcttctattaaatCTTGCAAGAGAATCACACCTTAAAAGGTAGACTCCAAGCAGAGAAAATACTGAGATGATATGTAGAGGTAATGGCCTTTTCAGTAATACCTTTTAACTTAGTacatttaaatgacaaaaagagAACTATtactattaggaaaaaaaaaacaaaacacaaaaacagtagattttttttttctttttctttttcagtttgcaaGGACCCTACCCAAGTTCTGAAACAGTACTACAATTTTTAGTGTGATGGTAGTTGCTAATACtataaaaaacagagaaataacaaTTTTAGATGTTACTGTCTCAAAACTATCAGTCGTGACTTGCCTCTGGAAAGCATTAAATCTTCTGGTGTCTAATACCTGCACTTTAGGAAGCAAATGAGATAGAttttttgctaaaaatatttcagacaaagCATTTACCTTTAAAGCCAGTTCCAAAGATATATAACCACAAAAGGCTGTCGGCCCACTTCTCCATTAGAGAGAGCTTCACCAACCCCATGTACAGACCCGTTTGCAGGTTCTGGGCCTAAACCCATGTGAATGAGGAGAAACAGTTCTTGCCAATGCATTGAAAGAAATGACCAggattttcagctttttgggTCTGGTGTCATGGCAGCATTAGAAATATACACTAATTATAGTTTTGAGCCACAAGTTCGTGAGAAATGGAGGCTGATTCACTCACCCTCTCCGGCATATGACCTCTAGAGCTTCTAGATACCCGTGGTATGCTGCCAGAAGGGTGGGCGTCATCCCGTCTTCATCTGAAGTATTAAGATCTTTTCTAGTGGCTTCTTTCAAAAGGTCCAGATTgccatcagctgctgctttgtgatACCTGCTCGACATTTTCAGTAACTTCTAGCTTCCCGAAGCAGCTCTGTCCAATATCCAGACGGTACAGCTACCCTTCCATTACAGGGATAGTCCATTAATGATTACAAGTTGAGACGTCACCTTGAGGATGAATATGAGGAGGCAAAGTTCACCCTAGCAAACAACTGGAGTTCTGCAATAAGGCAGCGGTGTGGTGAATGCTTTCATTTCCTGAGGGGTGGCTCTGCTGCTTACCTCTCATTGCATATTTGTCTATTTAAACACAGAGGGGATTCATTCATCTTTTCCGTGTCTCAGCTGCTTTTGCCAAACTTATTTATTCTGGGAAAACTGTCTTTGAAAGAAGCTTTACCATTGATGTCAACGTGACCAGATTTCACCCtaagtaaaaacaaatcctTGAGTTTTGATAAGCTAAAATATTGTGTAACCTTCACCGGGGAAGCTGTTTGTAACCTATCATTTATTTGGGttactgcatttaaaaacaagcctCTCCCCCGCAAAGACAGCCACATCCATGAAGCCGTTTGGTGCACGCAGACGGATGTGTGGGTGGAAGCAGGCCTGTCAGGTGTTCGGCTAAGACTGGCCAGCTGGTCCACAAGGCACAGTAGAGAAAACCAGTCTCCGATCTTAACACACTTGGCAAATGTAAACTCATCTAACTGGTAGTGTAATCTCTATGTTTGGATGCAGgtgaaaaaatctgaatgatTTCCTCAAGATGGCAGACGGAAttcaagaaatagaaatgtgatGGTCCTGAGCCCACTGCCCCACATGCACTGCAGTCCTCACTGTGGAACAGATCGGTCAGTCCCATTTTCACACTTCCTGTCGTAGAAATTATTtacattgatttcagtggagttaAGGGCTATGCCTATGAGTGAAAGCTTGTAGAGGTAGACCACAATTCTAATGTTTAAGTTCAAAAGAATTGCTAAGAGAAAACCACATAAAAAGTCAGCTTTAACACAGTAGCTGAGAAGATATCAGTAGGTAAATAAAATGCCCCGGGCTGTGTGTTATTCTGGTCACGCTGACAACAGCTGCCAGCTCAGTGTTACTTTTTTGTCAAGCTGTTTTCCATGACTAACTGAATTAACCTGTATCTCAGAGAGAGTACTCTCGGCAATTAGCAGTGAGGTTCTGTTGCTTATTATGCCCCTGTTACAGAAGCGGTAGCGATTGCAAACCAGCTCATTGTCTGAAATTGGT
It contains:
- the ANKS4B gene encoding ankyrin repeat and SAM domain-containing protein 4B; this translates as MSSRYHKAAADGNLDLLKEATRKDLNTSDEDGMTPTLLAAYHGYLEALEVICRRGGDPDKCDIWGSTPLHHAACNGHIHCVSFLINFGANIFALDNDLRTPLEVAASRDRHECVRILDKAATEQNMLNPKKVSKQKAQAQRNVEKQIKECEKRQEKHQHEMNRNYMKENVGTVTSSKGTHSRVKMPSLFTSNTTTPFSKNLKDTFKLRTKKTAGSTRSQETQSNGQADDKDRRSVMHLFDEKEEDELLNDDDSRLSIFQRPGLGKIVFGRNLAADVNPGSMSSEKEVISFKMSSELFQNENAENDREDDVENSADIPWQEEELIWDDEEAENTPLEVFLASQMLDEFLPVFMREKIDLDTLMLCSDEDLQSIQIELGPRKKVLNAVNKRKQALKNPGRTVDTCL